The proteins below come from a single Jaculus jaculus isolate mJacJac1 chromosome X, mJacJac1.mat.Y.cur, whole genome shotgun sequence genomic window:
- the LOC101607259 gene encoding zinc finger X-linked protein ZXDB-like: MEIPRLLQARGPPQSGGGGGGCCPAAGGGVHRGPGSVACQVPARRLLLLRGAQDGGPGPRSEEAHRAARGPGPSPGPSPLAPRPDHPSGGGGDDFFLLLLDPVGDEVETAGADPAGGPVWREEAEAGLGPEGSESRAQPAGRPAPGPRCPPVVSAPVPVPVPVPAPGPGSGPATAFAGTITIHNQDLLLRFENGVLTLTTPPLPAWEPGVAPGPQAGGLLAPQAQAGFPAASQLGDCPELPPDLLLAEPAEPAAGPAPAEEAEGRAAAQSPRGPLVPGPGVVLYLCPEAQCGQTFAKKHQLKVHLLTHSSSQGQRPFKCPLSGCGWTFTTSYKLKRHLQSHDKLRPFGCPAEGCGKSFTTVYNLKAHMKGHEQENSFKCEVCEDSFPTQAKLSTHQRSHFEPERPYQCAFSGCKKTFITVSALFSHNRAHFREQELFACSFPGCSKQYDKACRLKIHLRSHTGERPFLCDFDGCGWNFTSMSKLLRHKRKHDDDRRFICPVEGCGKSFTRAEHLKGHSITHLGTKPFVCPVEGCCARFSARSSLYIHSKKHLQDVDTWKSRCPVSTCNKLFTSKHSMKTHMAKRHHLGQDLLAQLEAANSLTPSSELTSQGHSDLSGAEMVSLFSDVPGGGSAAVLDTALVNSGILTIDVASVNSTLAGSLPADHNHSLGQAVDARALRATSDLPQSLDTSLFFGTTATGFQQSPLDMDDVAGGGVGLFGSLAMKNSNPEPQALTPSNKLTVDTEALTPSSTLCENSVSELLTPAKADWNLQPDSDFFGQEEETHFGFSNPAGHHCSHKETDLITVTGGSFLV; encoded by the coding sequence ATGGAAATCCCGAGGCTGCTCCAGGCTCGCGGGCCACCCCAgagcggaggcggcggcggcggctgctgccCGGCGGCCGGCGGCGGGGTCCACCGAGGCCCGGGCTCTGTGGCTTGTCAGGTCCCCGCGCGCCGCCTCCTGCTGCTCCGGGGGGCCCAAGATGGCGGGCCCGGGCCGCGGAGCGAGGAGGCCCACAGGGCCGCACGGGGCCCGGGCCCGAGCCCGGGTCCCAGCCCGTTGGCGCCGAGGCCGGATCAcccgagcggcggcggcggcgacgacTTCTTCCTGTTGCTGCTCGACCCGGTGGGTGACGAGGTGGAAACGGCGGGCGCGGATCCGGCCGGAGGGCCCGTGTGGAGGGAGGAGGCCGAGGCGGGCCTGGGGCCCGAGGGGAGCGAGAGCCGTGCTCAGCCCGCGGGCCGCCCGGCGCCGGGCCCCCGCTGCCCGCCCGTGGTCTCGGCCCCGGTGCCGGTGCCGGTGCCGGTGCCGGCCCCAGGCCCGGGCTCGGGCCCAGCGACGGCCTTCGCGGGCACCATCACCATCCACAACCAGGACCTGCTGCTGCGCTTTGAGAACGGCGTCCTCACCCTGACCACGCCCCCGCTGCCCGCCTGGGAGCCTGGGGTCGCGCCTGGCCCGCAGGCCGGGGGTCTCCTGGCCCCGCAGGCGCAGGCCGGGTTTCCGGCCGCCTCGCAGCTGGGCGACTGCCCCGAGCTGCCGCCGGACCTCCTGCTGGCAGAGCCCGCGGAGCCCGCGGCCGGCCCGGCGCCCGCGGAGGAGGCGGAAGGCCGGGCCGCCGCCCAGAGCCCCCGCGGGCCGCTCGTCCCGGGCCCGGGCGTGGTGCTCTACCTGTGCCCGGAGGCGCAGTGCGGACAGACCTTCGCCAAGAAGCACCAGCTGAAGGTGCACCTGCTGACGCACAGCAGCAGCCAGGGCCAGCGGCCCTTCAAGTGCCCCCTGAGCGGCTGCGGCTGGACCTTCACCACGTCGTACAAGCTCAAGAGGCACCTGCAGTCTCACGACAAGCTGCGGCCCTTCGGCTGCCCGGCCGAGGGCTGTGGCAAGAGCTTCACCACCGTGTACAACCTCAAGGCGCACATGAAGGGCCATGAGCAGGAGAACTCCTTCAAGTGCGAGGTGTGCGAGGACAGCTTCCCCACGCAGGCCAAGCTGAGCACCCACCAGCGCAGCCACTTTGAGCCCGAGAGGCCTTACCAGTGTGCTTTCTCCGGCTGCAAGAAGACCTTCATCACGGTCAGTGCCCTCTTCTCCCACAACCGTGCCCATTTCAGGGAGCAGGAGCTCTTCGCCTGCTCCTTCCCTGGCTGCAGCAAACAGTACGACAAGGCTTGTAGGCTCAAGATCCACCTGCGCAGCCACACTGGCGAGAGACCCTTCCTGTGTGACTTCGACGGCTGTGGCTGGAACTTTACCAGCATGTCCAAGCTCCTGAGGCACAAAAGGAAGCATGATGACGACCGCAGGTTCATATGTCCCGTAGAAGGCTGCGGCAAGTCTTTCACGAGGGCTGAACATCTGAAAGGGCACAGCATAACCCACCTGGGCACAAAACCTTTCGTGTGTCCCGTCGAAGGCTGCTGCGCCAGGTTCTCTGCTCGGAGTAGCCTCTACATTCACTCCAAGAAGCACCTGCAGGACGTGGACACTTGGAAAAGCCGCTGCCCCGTTTCCACCTGCAACAAACTCTTCACGTCCAAGCACAGCATGAAGACCCACATGGCCAAAAGGCACCACCTCGGCCAGGATCTCTTGGCCCAGCTAGAAGCTGCGAATTCTCTCACGCCCAGCAGCGAGCTTACCAGTCAGGGACACAGCGACCTCAGTGGCGCAGAGATGGTGTCTCTCTTCTCCGATGTGCCTGGCGGTGGTTCTGCCGCAGTGCTGGACACGGCGCTGGTTAATTCTGGAATCTTGACCATTGACGTGGCATCTGTGAACTCGACCCTGGCAGGGAGTCTCCCTGCTGACCATAATCATTCCTTGGGGCAGGCTGTGGATGCGCGGGCCTTGAGGGCCACCAGTGACCTTCCTCAGAGCCTGGATACCTCTCTCTTTTTCGGAACCACGGCCACTGGTTTTCAGCAGAGCCCCTTAGATATGGATGATGTCGCCGGTGGGGGTGTGGGGCTCTTTGGCTCTTTGGCCATGAAAAACTCGAATCCAGAGCCCCAGGCCTTGACACCCAGCAATAAGTTGACAGTGGACACTGAGGCCCTGACTCCCTCCAGCACCCTCTGTGAAAACAGTGTCTCCGAACTACTGACGCCAGCCAAAGCAGATTGGAACTTACAGCCTGACTCTGACTTCTTTGGGCAGGAGGAGGAAACCCACTTTGGATTCTCCAACCCAGCAGGGCACCATTGTTCTCACAAAGAAACAGACCTTatcacagtgactggaggctcgtTTTTGGTATGA